From Phenylobacterium montanum, the proteins below share one genomic window:
- a CDS encoding sigma-70 family RNA polymerase sigma factor — protein MSASETALSAFEGQRPRLTRLAYRMLGSVAEAEDVVQDAWLRWDGAEAEAVADPAAWLVRTTTRLCLDRLRAARVRREAYKGPWLPEPLIEEIAEDPLERAEDVSVAFLLALERLSPLERAVFLLHDVFDQDFSAIARTLERSEAACRQLASRARANVRQARPRFDVSQEAVSRLALAFMDAARRNDVAALSDLLAEDAIMISDGGGKRKAALRPMVGREDVLTLFRGLIWRAGGAMPDKIRLARINGFLGVIAEADDGVMTFAFEPSEDGRLAAIYVLRNPDKLRHVHT, from the coding sequence ATGAGCGCCTCTGAAACCGCGCTGTCAGCCTTCGAGGGGCAGCGCCCGCGCCTGACCCGCCTAGCCTACCGCATGCTGGGATCGGTGGCCGAGGCCGAGGACGTGGTCCAGGACGCCTGGCTGCGCTGGGACGGGGCCGAGGCCGAGGCGGTGGCCGACCCGGCCGCCTGGCTGGTGCGCACCACCACGCGCCTGTGCCTGGACCGCCTGCGCGCAGCCCGGGTGCGCCGCGAGGCCTACAAGGGGCCCTGGCTGCCCGAGCCCCTGATCGAGGAGATCGCCGAGGACCCGCTGGAGCGGGCCGAGGACGTCTCGGTGGCCTTCCTTTTGGCTCTGGAGCGGCTATCGCCCTTGGAGCGGGCCGTGTTCCTGCTACACGACGTGTTCGACCAGGACTTTTCCGCCATCGCCCGCACCCTGGAGCGCAGCGAGGCCGCCTGCCGCCAACTGGCCAGCCGCGCTCGCGCCAATGTCCGCCAGGCGAGGCCCAGGTTCGACGTCAGCCAGGAGGCGGTGTCGCGCCTCGCCCTGGCCTTCATGGACGCCGCCCGGCGCAACGACGTGGCCGCCCTGTCGGACCTTCTGGCCGAGGACGCCATCATGATCAGCGACGGCGGCGGCAAGCGCAAAGCGGCTCTGCGCCCCATGGTCGGGCGCGAGGACGTGCTGACCCTGTTCCGCGGCCTGATCTGGCGCGCTGGCGGCGCCATGCCGGACAAGATCCGCCTGGCGAGGATCAACGGCTTTCTGGGCGTGATCGCCGAGGCCGACGACGGGGTGATGACGTTTGCGTTCGAGCCATCGGAGGATGGGCGGCTGGCGGCGATCTATGTCCTGCGGAACCCGGACAAGCTGCGGCATGTGCACACTTAG